The following proteins come from a genomic window of Ilumatobacter coccineus YM16-304:
- the speA gene encoding biosynthetic arginine decarboxylase: MTPADADPYGLDRWADGLLEVLDNGDLGIRDPEHPERPAVSLPSIVRDLDQRGVSAPVLIRVGALLRSRIAAINEAFAAAIDETEYEGAYRSVFPIKVNQQADVVDRIVEHGAPWNLGLEVGSKPELLIALSRELSDGALIICNGVKDEEYVRLAIATQRIGVSCVIVLESVGELDVVLRVAERLGERPLLGVRIKLTERSSGPWASSSGDRSAFGVGASDLMTIVERLREVDMLDCLQLQHSHIGSQIPNVNEIRAAASEASRFFVALRRLGAPLSYLDLGGGLGVDYTGEHRSVDHSTNYTLSEYCVNVLETVKYVLDDGDEAHPTLITESGRAIVASSSILVFDVLEATYYDRAEWIEHQPGDHELLANLIHIHDYIDVDRLQECVSDAEYYRSELRANFRRGLLSLDQLARAEEGFLTVIRRLKKLARQADAVDEGVEELLGQHVDIYHGNLSVFQSLPDSWAIDQIHPIVPIQRLDEMPTRHAIVSDTTCDSDGRIDRFVTKDGVSDWLPVHDLVPGERYHLGVFLVGAYQETLGDLHNLFGDTNVVTVELLDNGEFELLAETEGDTNAQVLSYVEYDPKACLDAFKKRVDAAVASGRVSAAQRRELISTYRYSMSSYTYFEH, encoded by the coding sequence ATGACCCCGGCCGACGCCGATCCGTACGGGCTCGACCGCTGGGCCGACGGGCTCCTCGAGGTGCTCGACAACGGAGATCTCGGCATCCGCGACCCGGAGCACCCGGAACGGCCGGCGGTGAGCCTGCCGTCGATCGTGCGCGATCTCGACCAGCGAGGCGTGTCGGCGCCGGTGCTGATCCGAGTCGGGGCGCTCCTGCGCAGCCGGATCGCCGCGATCAACGAGGCGTTTGCGGCAGCGATCGACGAGACCGAGTACGAGGGCGCGTATCGATCGGTGTTTCCGATCAAGGTCAACCAGCAGGCCGACGTCGTCGACCGGATCGTCGAGCACGGCGCCCCGTGGAACCTGGGCCTCGAGGTCGGGTCGAAACCCGAACTGCTGATCGCGCTGAGCCGCGAGCTGTCGGACGGGGCGCTCATCATCTGCAACGGCGTGAAGGACGAGGAGTACGTCCGCCTCGCCATCGCCACCCAACGCATCGGCGTGTCGTGTGTGATCGTGCTCGAGAGCGTCGGCGAACTCGACGTGGTGCTGCGCGTCGCCGAACGCCTCGGCGAGCGGCCGCTCCTCGGGGTTCGTATCAAGCTCACCGAGCGCAGCAGCGGACCGTGGGCGTCGTCGTCGGGTGACCGGTCGGCGTTCGGCGTCGGCGCATCCGACCTGATGACGATCGTCGAGCGGTTGCGCGAGGTCGACATGCTCGACTGTCTGCAGCTACAGCACTCGCACATCGGATCGCAGATCCCGAACGTCAACGAGATCCGTGCGGCGGCGTCGGAGGCGAGCCGGTTCTTCGTCGCGCTGCGTCGACTCGGGGCACCTCTGTCGTATCTCGACCTCGGCGGCGGCCTCGGTGTCGACTACACGGGCGAGCATCGGTCGGTCGATCATTCGACGAACTACACGCTGTCGGAGTACTGCGTGAACGTGCTCGAAACCGTGAAATACGTGCTCGACGACGGTGACGAGGCGCATCCGACGCTGATCACCGAGAGCGGCCGGGCCATCGTCGCGTCGAGTTCGATCCTGGTGTTCGACGTGCTCGAAGCGACGTACTACGACCGGGCCGAGTGGATCGAACACCAACCCGGCGACCACGAACTGCTCGCCAACCTGATCCACATCCACGACTACATCGACGTCGACCGTCTGCAGGAGTGCGTGTCGGACGCCGAGTACTACCGCAGTGAGTTGCGTGCCAACTTCCGGCGCGGCCTCCTGTCGCTCGATCAGCTCGCCCGTGCCGAGGAGGGATTCCTCACGGTGATCCGTCGATTGAAGAAGCTGGCTCGACAGGCCGACGCGGTCGACGAGGGCGTGGAGGAACTGCTCGGTCAGCACGTCGACATCTACCACGGGAACCTGTCGGTGTTCCAGAGCCTGCCCGACTCGTGGGCCATCGACCAGATCCACCCGATCGTTCCGATCCAACGGCTCGACGAGATGCCGACACGCCACGCCATCGTGTCCGACACCACCTGCGACAGCGACGGACGCATCGACCGGTTCGTCACGAAGGACGGGGTCAGCGACTGGTTGCCCGTCCACGATCTCGTGCCCGGTGAGCGCTACCACCTCGGCGTCTTCCTCGTCGGCGCGTACCAGGAGACGCTCGGCGACCTCCACAATCTGTTCGGAGACACCAACGTGGTCACCGTCGAGTTGCTCGACAACGGCGAGTTCGAACTCCTGGCCGAGACCGAGGGCGACACCAACGCACAGGTGCTGTCGTACGTCGAGTACGACCCGAAGGCGTGCCTCGACGCGTTCAAGAAGCGTGTCGACGCGGCGGTGGCCAGCGGGCGGGTCAGTGCAGCTCAGCGTCGTGAGTTGATCTCGACCTATCGTTACAGCATGAGCAGCTACACGTACTTCGAGCACTGA
- a CDS encoding ArsR/SmtB family transcription factor, with amino-acid sequence MSHADTTQPETQPEAPTPCCGGATRWLSVTDAAAHASRLAAIADPTRLQVMSIIANSPDGEVCACDFVEPLGKSQPTISHHLKVLAEAGIVEGDKRGRWVWYRLASGEVERLAATLTGVAGGEV; translated from the coding sequence ATGAGCCACGCCGACACGACACAGCCGGAGACACAGCCAGAAGCACCGACACCGTGCTGCGGGGGAGCCACGCGCTGGCTCAGCGTCACCGACGCCGCCGCACATGCGTCACGGCTCGCGGCCATCGCCGACCCGACGCGGCTGCAGGTGATGTCGATCATCGCCAACTCGCCCGACGGGGAAGTGTGCGCGTGTGACTTCGTCGAGCCGCTCGGCAAGTCGCAACCGACCATCTCGCACCACCTCAAGGTGCTCGCCGAGGCAGGCATCGTCGAAGGCGACAAGCGCGGCCGCTGGGTCTGGTATCGCCTGGCGAGCGGAGAGGTCGAGCGACTCGCGGCCACGCTCACCGGTGTGGCAGGCGGTGAGGTCTGA
- a CDS encoding saccharopine dehydrogenase family protein, with amino-acid sequence MSRVLVIGAGGVGHVAVHKMAMLPDVFDDIHLASRTVSKCHAIAESVLERTGVTISVDSIDADDVAATVALIERIEPDVLVNLALPYQDLTLMEACLQTGTPYLDTANYEPPDEARFEYSHQWNLHERFRDAGIMAVLGSGFDPGVTSVFATWARKHLVSGIRQIDILDCNGGDHGHPFATNFNPEINIREVTAPARHWEHGRWVESPAMTTSVAFDFDQVGERNAYLMYHEELESLTTHFPEIERARFWMTFGDAYINHLTVLQNVGMTGIEPVLYNGHEIVPLQFLASVLPAPEGLGERTTGKTNIGDIITGPAIDGSGEKTVYIYNVCDHEACYAEVGSQAVSYTTGVPAMIGAALMVQGVWSGSGVYNTEQLDPDPFMAMLNEHGLGWQVAELDGPVTF; translated from the coding sequence ATGAGCCGCGTCCTGGTCATCGGTGCGGGTGGCGTGGGCCACGTCGCCGTTCACAAGATGGCGATGTTGCCCGACGTGTTCGACGACATCCACCTCGCCAGCCGCACCGTCTCGAAGTGCCATGCGATCGCCGAATCGGTGCTCGAACGCACCGGCGTGACCATCTCGGTCGACAGCATCGACGCCGACGACGTGGCCGCCACGGTGGCGCTCATCGAGCGCATCGAACCCGACGTGCTCGTCAACCTGGCGCTCCCCTATCAAGACCTCACGCTCATGGAGGCGTGCCTGCAGACCGGCACGCCGTACCTCGACACGGCCAACTACGAGCCGCCCGACGAGGCGCGGTTCGAGTACTCGCACCAGTGGAACCTCCACGAGCGCTTCCGCGATGCGGGGATCATGGCGGTGCTCGGCTCCGGGTTCGACCCCGGCGTGACCTCGGTGTTCGCCACGTGGGCCCGCAAGCACCTCGTCAGCGGGATCCGCCAGATCGACATCCTCGACTGCAACGGCGGCGACCACGGCCATCCGTTCGCCACGAACTTCAATCCCGAGATCAACATCCGCGAGGTCACGGCGCCGGCTCGGCACTGGGAACACGGCCGATGGGTGGAGTCGCCGGCGATGACCACCTCGGTGGCGTTCGACTTCGATCAGGTCGGCGAGCGCAACGCCTACCTCATGTACCACGAGGAGCTCGAGAGCCTCACCACGCACTTCCCCGAGATCGAGCGCGCCCGGTTCTGGATGACGTTCGGTGACGCCTACATCAACCATCTCACCGTGTTGCAGAACGTCGGCATGACCGGCATCGAACCCGTGCTCTACAACGGGCACGAGATCGTGCCGCTGCAATTCCTGGCCTCCGTGCTGCCCGCGCCCGAAGGGCTCGGTGAGCGCACGACCGGCAAGACGAACATCGGTGACATCATCACCGGACCGGCGATCGACGGCAGCGGCGAGAAGACCGTCTACATCTACAACGTCTGCGATCACGAGGCGTGCTACGCCGAGGTCGGGTCGCAAGCCGTCAGCTACACGACGGGTGTGCCGGCGATGATCGGCGCGGCGCTGATGGTGCAGGGTGTCTGGTCCGGTTCGGGCGTGTACAACACCGAGCAGCTCGACCCCGACCCGTTCATGGCGATGCTGAACGAGCACGGGCTCGGCTGGCAGGTCGCCGAACTCGACGGGCCGGTCACCTTCTGA